In Nocardioides sp. JS614, the sequence TCGCCGCGGGCGACGCGCTCGGCGGAGATGTCGAGCAGCGGGCGCACGAAGCCGTCCAGCTTGCCCTTGGGGCAGTGGTCGGTGTGCAGCGCGACGTTGATCGGGTAGTTCTTCGCGACCTCGGCGGCGTAGGCGGCGAACGCGACGGAGCCGGTGACCATGTTCTTGATCGTCGGTCCGGAGAAGTACTCCGCGCCGCCGGTCGAGACCTGGATGATCCCGTCGGACCCGGCGTCGGCGAAGCCCTGGAGCGCCGCGTTGAGGGTCTGCGACGACGAGACGTTGATGGCCGGGAACGCGAACGCGTTCTTCTTGGCCGCCTCCAGCATCTCGGCGTACTTCTCGGGGGTGGCGATGGGCATGCGGACTCCTCGTACGAACGGCTGAACGGATCGTCTTCGACCCTAGTGCCTGCCCGAAGGCGCCCGTAGGGACCTCTGGCCCGTGATACCGGGCCGTGCTGCTGGCCGCGCGGGACGGGTCCCGGCGTGGCTGAACCCGGGCACCGCGGTGAACGTAGCGTGAGGGCATGAGCCTCACTCGGCGGTACGTCGCCGTGGTCGGCCCGGCCGACGGCGCCCGACCCACGGACCTCGAGCACGCCGAGGCCGTGGGCCGGATGCTGGCCGAGCACGGTGCGATCGTGCTCACGGGCGGACACCACGGGGTGATGGGCGCCGCGGCCCGGGGGGCACGGACCGGCGGCGGGACCGCCATCGGGCTGATGCCGGGGACCGACCGGTCGGCGGGTTCGCAGGAGCACACGTTCCTCCTGCCGACCGGGCTCGGCGAGCTGCGCAACGGGCTGCTGGTGCGGGCCGCCGACGCGGTCGTGGCCGTCGGCTGCAGCTGGGGCACGCTGAGCGAGATCGCCCTGGCCCGCCGCACCGGGGTGCCGCTGGTGCTCATCGACCCCTGGGAGCTGCCCCACGACGCCGGGACCATCGTCGACGGACCCGAGGCCGCCGTCGAGGCGCTCGGGCGACTGCTGCCGCGCTGACCTCCGCGTCGGCCTGGCCTCAGCCGCGCCAGACCCCGCCGTCCGACCGGCCCCCGGACAGGTCGGCGTACGCCCGCACCCACGCGTGCATGGCGATCGCGGCGGCCGCGGAGGCGTTGATGGAGCGGGTCGAGCCGAACTGCGCGATCGAGAACGTGCCGTCGCAGGCCTCCCGGGCGGTCTCGGAGAGGCCCGGCCCCTCCTGCCCGAACAGGAAGCACACCCGGCGCGGCACCTCGGTCGTCTCCAGGTGGGCCGAGCCCGGCAGGTTGTCGATGCCGTGCAGCGCGACCGGGCCGCCGGGGTGTTCGTGCAGGTAGCCGGCCAGCGCCTCGACCGTCGGGTGGTGCCGGACGTGCTGGTACCGGTCGGTCACCATCGCGCCGCGGCGGTTCCACCGCCGGTTCCCCACGATGTGCACCTCCGCCGCCAAGAAGGCGTTCGCGGTGCGCACGATCGTCCCGATGTTGAAGTCGTGCTGCCAGTTCTCGATGGCCACGTGGAAGTCGTGCCGCCGGGTGTCCAGGTCGGCGACGATCGCCTCGACCGACCAGTACCGGTAGCGGTCGACCACGTTGCGCCGGTCGCCGGCCGCGAGCAGCGCGGCGTCGTACTGCGCCCCGGTCGGCCACTCCCCCCGCCAGGGGCCGACGCCGACCTCGGGTGGCCCGTGGGGCATCGGGTCGTACGGCGCGCGCTCCTCCACAGCGGGTAACGGTACGGCGAACACTTCGCGTTCGGCGCCGGGGCTCAGGACCCGCCAGGTACCGTTGCTGCGTGATGAGCGTCCTCCCTGGGCAGTCGATGCTGCTCGGCATGGACTGGATGGACCCGAACTGGCTCCTGGACCAGTTCGGCGTGGAGTTCTACTGGATCAGCCTGCTGATCATCTTCGTCGAGTGCGGGCTGTTCTTCCCTTTCCTGCCCGGTGACACCCTGCTGTTCGCGCTGGGGCTGTTCCTCAACGCCGAGCGGATCGACATGTTCCCCGGCGGTCCCGTGGTCGAGCTGGTCATCGCCGCGGTGCTGCTGAGCGCGGCGGCCTTCCTCGGGAACGTCGCCGGCTACGAGATCGGCCGCGCGATCGGGCCGCCGCTCTACCACCGCGAGGGCCGGCTGCTGAAGAAGAAGTACTTCGACCAGACCCACGCCTTCTTCGAGCGGCACGGCAACAAGGCCCTGGTCATCGGCCGGTTCGTGCCGTTCGTGCGCACGTTCATCACGGTCGTCGCGGGCGTGACCCGGATGGAGCGGCGCCGGTTCTTCCTGTGGAGCGCGGTCGGCGCGGTGCTGTGGGTGCTGAGCATCCTGATGCTCGGCTTCACCCTGGGCGGGGTGTTCCCGACCCTGGGCGAGAACATCGACAAGACGCTGATCGCCATCCTCGCCTTCACCGTGGTGCCGATCGCCTACGAGTGGTGGCGGCACCGGCGTACGGCGAGCCGGCGCGGCGACGACCGGGACGGCGACGGCGTGCCCGACCTCGACATCACCGGCGTGGACGCGACCCGTCGCGACTGATCACGCCACCGGCCCAGCAGCCGGCCCAGCAGCCGGCCGGACGAGCCCTCAGGCGCCGGCCTCGCGAGCCGCGTCCAGCTCGGCCTTCGTGAGGACCGGGCGCACCTCGAGGCCGACGTCGGCGAGCGGGTGCTCGCCGGCCGGGCTGCGGTCGATGGCGCAGACCACGACGTCGACCTCCGCGCCGGCGGCGCGCAGGGCCCGGGTGGCGTCACGGACCGCTCCGCCGGTGGTGATCACGTCCTCGATCAGGGTGACCCGCCGGCCCGCGACGTCCGGGCCCTCGGCGAGCTTGCAGGTGCCGTACTCCTTGGCCTTCTTGCGGACGTAGAGGGCGGGTCGGCCGGTCAGGCTGCTGACCATCGTGGCGATCGGCACCCCGCCGAGCTCGAGGCCGCCGAGCAGGTCGGTGCCGTCCGGCAGCAGCCCGACCATCTCGCGGGCCACCCGGAGCAGTAGCTGGGGGTCGGCCTCGAACAGGTACTTGTCGAAGTACTCGGTCGCCTGCTGACCCGACCGCAGGGTGAACTGTCCGGTCAGGCGGCAGACGGCGTCGATGTCAGCGGCGAGCGTCGCGTCCAGGGTCACGGCCGAACCCTAGCCCGAGACGGCGCCGACTAGGGTCGGCCACATGCTCGCCCACCGCCTCGAGGGGATCCCGCCCACGATCTTCACGGAGATGTCGGCGCTCGCCGTCCGCACCCGGTCGGTCAACCTCGGCCAGGGCTTCCCCGACGTGGACGGCCCACCGGCGGTGATCGCGCGCGCGGTGGCCGCGCTCGAGGGCGGTCACAACCAGTACGCGCCGGGACCCGGCGTCCCGGCGCTGCGCCAGGCGATCGCCCGGCACCAGCTGCGCCACTACGGCGTCGAGCTCGACCCGGACGCCCAGGTGGTGGTCACCACGGGGTGCACCGAGGGGATCGCCGCGGCGCTGCTCGGGCTGGTGGACCCCGGCGACGAGGTGGTCGTGCTCGAGCCGTACTACGACTCCTACACGGCGATGATCCAGATGGCGGGCGGCGTACGCCGTCCCGTCACACTGCGGGCGCCCGGGTTCCGCCTCGACCCCGACGAGCTGCGGGCGGCGGTCACGCCGCGGACCCGGTTCGTGCTGCTGAACTCCCCGCACAACCCCACCGGGACGGTGCTCACCCGCGCCGAGCTGCAGGCGGTCGCGGACGTCGCCATCGAGCACGACCTGGTGGTGGTCACCGACGAGGTCTACGAGCACCTCGTGTACGACGACCACGAGCACGTCCCGCTCGCGACGCTGCCGGGCATGTTCGAGCGGACGCTCACCCTCTCCAGCGCCGGGAAGTCCTACTCGTTCACCGGCTGGAAGGTCGGCTGGGCCACCGGGCCCGCCGAGCTCGTCGGGGCGGTGCTGGCGGCCAAGCAGTGGCTGACCTTCACCTCGGGATCGCCGCTGCAGCCGGCGGTCGCCTACGCGCTCGACGAGGAGCCGGGCTTCCCCACCGAGCTGGCCGCGGAGCTGCGCGCCAAGCGCGACCTGCTCTGCGATGGGCTGGCTCGGGTCGGGCTGGATGTCCGGGTGCCCGAGGGCACCTACTTCGCCAGCACCGACATCTCCGCCCTCGGCTGGCCGGACGCCCGGTCCTTCTGCCTCGCCCTGCCCGAGCGCGCCGGCGTGGTCGCCATCCCGACCCAGGCCTTCTACGACTCCGACGCCGGACGGCACCTGG encodes:
- a CDS encoding pyridoxal phosphate-dependent aminotransferase; the protein is MLAHRLEGIPPTIFTEMSALAVRTRSVNLGQGFPDVDGPPAVIARAVAALEGGHNQYAPGPGVPALRQAIARHQLRHYGVELDPDAQVVVTTGCTEGIAAALLGLVDPGDEVVVLEPYYDSYTAMIQMAGGVRRPVTLRAPGFRLDPDELRAAVTPRTRFVLLNSPHNPTGTVLTRAELQAVADVAIEHDLVVVTDEVYEHLVYDDHEHVPLATLPGMFERTLTLSSAGKSYSFTGWKVGWATGPAELVGAVLAAKQWLTFTSGSPLQPAVAYALDEEPGFPTELAAELRAKRDLLCDGLARVGLDVRVPEGTYFASTDISALGWPDARSFCLALPERAGVVAIPTQAFYDSDAGRHLVRWAFCKDSEVIEEGLRRLAAADLTAS
- a CDS encoding TrmH family RNA methyltransferase, encoding MPHGPPEVGVGPWRGEWPTGAQYDAALLAAGDRRNVVDRYRYWSVEAIVADLDTRRHDFHVAIENWQHDFNIGTIVRTANAFLAAEVHIVGNRRWNRRGAMVTDRYQHVRHHPTVEALAGYLHEHPGGPVALHGIDNLPGSAHLETTEVPRRVCFLFGQEGPGLSETAREACDGTFSIAQFGSTRSINASAAAAIAMHAWVRAYADLSGGRSDGGVWRG
- a CDS encoding DedA family protein, with amino-acid sequence MSVLPGQSMLLGMDWMDPNWLLDQFGVEFYWISLLIIFVECGLFFPFLPGDTLLFALGLFLNAERIDMFPGGPVVELVIAAVLLSAAAFLGNVAGYEIGRAIGPPLYHREGRLLKKKYFDQTHAFFERHGNKALVIGRFVPFVRTFITVVAGVTRMERRRFFLWSAVGAVLWVLSILMLGFTLGGVFPTLGENIDKTLIAILAFTVVPIAYEWWRHRRTASRRGDDRDGDGVPDLDITGVDATRRD
- the pyrE gene encoding orotate phosphoribosyltransferase, giving the protein MTLDATLAADIDAVCRLTGQFTLRSGQQATEYFDKYLFEADPQLLLRVAREMVGLLPDGTDLLGGLELGGVPIATMVSSLTGRPALYVRKKAKEYGTCKLAEGPDVAGRRVTLIEDVITTGGAVRDATRALRAAGAEVDVVVCAIDRSPAGEHPLADVGLEVRPVLTKAELDAAREAGA